The Acidipropionibacterium virtanenii DNA segment AGAGGTACGCAAGTTGCCCTGTCCGATCCGGGAGCGCTGGTGAGCCCGGCGCAGACCTGGCATCGCCGCAGGCGGAGGATTGCTTGTCAGCCTCTTGTCCGGGGTCGGGGAACGCGGCGATGCGGCCGGACGGCCCCGGCACGTCTCGCGGGCAGAACAAAGCCCCGCGGTGCCTAACTGACTTAAGCCAGACAGAGGGCGGTTATCCGCAGGGCGATGTCCCTAGGATAGCAGGTATGCCCAATCCGGTGCCCGCGCTCGATGCCGCACAAGCCGTGCGGTGGTTGAGCGCGCCTCGCTACCGGCGCTACCTGCGTGTCGCAGCCGACGACCACACCCTCGCGATGGAGACCTACATGTGGAACTCACGTGTGGCTGCCGCCGGGATCGTGGATGTCGGGCATCTCGAAATCGCGATTCGCAATGCCTATGACCGAGAGCTGTCCCGGCGCTACCCCGAATGGGCGGTCGATCCGCAGTCGGCGCTGTTTCAGTTGGAGCAGGGCGTCCAGCGAGCGCGCGCGCAGCAGCATCGCCGCAATCAGGCCAGTCTCGCGCGGTTGAGCGATGCGAAGCGCGGGCTGAGTTCGCGGCCGACCCATGCCGAAGTCGTGGCGGTGTTGACGTTCGGGTTCTGGTCGACCCTGACCGTGGGCGAGCGAGCGCCAACGATCTGGAACCCGATCCTGCATCGCGCCTTCCCGAAGGGTACCGGGCGGGCGAGGGTGCATGGGCTGGTCACCAGTGTCGTGAAGTTCCGCAACAGGCTGGCTCACAACGAGCCGGTGTTCTCCACCCGTACCGGTCTGGAGAATCGTCTGGCTGAGGTACGGGTACTGTTCGAGCTGATCGACCCGGACGCCTATTTCTATGTTGCCGGGCACTCGACGCTCGGTGCTGCTCTCGATTCCTGCCCGATATCAGGACTCACGAGCGCGACCGGCATCGATTGACGCTGCTCACATGCTCTCAAGGCCTTGGCATTAATCAAGTCCCCTTACGCTCGGGTTGCGCACCGTTGGCGGCTCCATGAGCATGAGCCGGTCGAGGGAGCCAAGGCAGTTCAGATTGTGTACATGTCCTACAGGAGGTGACTATGACCGTGGCTGTTCGGCTCACTCCCGACGAGGAGGCCCGGCTCGACGCCCTGGCCCGGCGCACCGGGCGCACCAAGAGCTTCTACGTCCGAACCGCCGTACGCGAGTACCTCGACGGACTCGAGGACGCCTACACCGCCGACTGGGCCATCAAGGACTTCACGGCCGGCGGCGCCCGCAGCCGGCCCCTCTCCGAGCTGGCCTCCACTCTCGACCTCACAGCTGATGATGTGGCCGAAGGCCGCGCCGCACTCCGACAAGCACGTGGCCGAAATTGTGTACACAATGTACCAGAGGGCTACACTCGCATTTATGGGCACCATTGATGATGAGGTCACTACTCGAGAGCTGAGGTCCAGGCTGTCGGATGTGCTGGGCCGGGCCATGTATGGAGGAGAGCGCATCGGGGTCACCCGCAATGGCAAGCTGGTTGCCGTCGTCATCTCCCCCGATGATCTGGAGGCCCTCGAGGAGTTCGAGATGGCCCAGGATGTGGCCGCCTACCGGCAGGCGAAGGCCGAGGACGACGGCACGAGGGTCAGCCTCGATGAGTTGCGGGCCGGGCTGCGCCAGTGACCTATCGGGTCGAGTTCACCCGCGCCGCCGCCAAGCAGGTACGTAAGCTGCCCCGCCAGATCCGAGATCGGATCCTGACGGCCGTTGCCGGTCTTGCCGCCGAGCCGCGCCCCCAGGGCGCCAAGAAGCTGGTCGGCGAGGACACGGCCTGGAGAATCCGGATCGGGAACTACCGGGTGATCTACGACGTGCTCGACGAGGAACTCATCGTGACCGTAGTCCGGGCTGGGCATCGACGCGAGGTGTACCGGCGCTGAAGACCTAACGCGTCGCCAGCGGCGGCCACGACTCTGACCCTTCTGGCCGACGAGCGTGGTGGCACGTTCGGCGACGGTCCCGCGGCTTGGTACGAAAAACATGTGCGGCTGAATCCGAGAAACAGCAGCGGCTAATTGCGGATCGGGGCAGGTGGACCGGTCTCTGACCACAGCGGATCCATCGCCGCGGCGAGCCGGCGGGCGGCGTCCTTGTCGAGCATCTGGTTGGCGTTTCCGCACTTGGGCGAGACCACGCACGACGGGCAGCCGGCCTCGCACGGGCACTCCGCCAGCCTCCTGGCCGTCGCATGCCACCACTCCTCGGCCCGCTCGAATCCGGCGCGGGCGAAACCCGCCCCGCCGGCCTGCCCGTCGTGGACGACGATGGTGCAGGCGCCGGTATCGGCCATCAGGGCGCTGGACACCCCGCCGACGTCCCACCGGTCGCACGGCGCGAAGGCCGGCAGGATGCCGATCGCGGTGTGCTCCGTGCCGTGCGCGGCCCCGGCCAGGGCCACGGCGTCCAACCCCAGCCGGTCGGTCACCGCATCCGGGACCACCCACCAGCAGGCCTGGGTCACCATGGTGTGCTCGGACATCTCCAGCGCGGTGGAGTCCCACACGTCGTTGGTCACCTCGTCGCGGCGCAGATAGCCGATCACCTGCTCGGTGAGCTCCACCTGCCCGCATGCCACATACCCGTCCCCGAAGGCCCGACGCTGCTCCTCGGCGACGATCCGCACACTCGACGCCGACTGCGGCTGGGTCCAGAACCCCGGCACCTCACGGTGCACCAGCGCCTGATGATCGGCGGGCAGGTACTCGTCGACCAGCCACTGATCCCCCTGATGCAGGTACACCGCCCCCGGATGGACCGTCCGGTCGCCGGCCCGCTCGTCCACCACGCCGACCACCCGGCCGGTCACATGATCGATGACGTCGATGCCCATGCCCCCCATCGAGCGCAGGTCGATGGCGTCGACCGCCCGCTCGGGCCGCGTCCAGAACAGCTTCTGACCGCGGCGACGCAGCACCTTCTGAGCCACCAGCATGTCGCCGACCGGCGCCAGCGCCGGCCCGTAGAACTCCTCATCGGCGGGGGAGACGAACCCCTCCTGGGCCGCCGCCGCCAGATGCGGCCCCATCACATACGGATTGTCCGGATGCAACACCGTCGTCTCCACCGACCGACCGAAGAGCAGCTCGGGATGGCCGAACAGGTACTGGTCCAGCGGGTCCTCGCGGGCCAGCACCGTCACGAGGGCGTCGCGTCCGGCCCGCCCGGCGCGACCCGCCTGCTGCCACAGCGTCGAGAGCCGGCCCGGATAGCCGACGATCACCACGGCGTCCATCCCCGACACGTCGACCCCCAGCTCCAGGGCATTGGTGGCCACCACCGCCCGCACCGAGCCGTCCTGCAGCCCCGCCTCGATGGCCCGGCGCTCCTCGGGCAGATAGCCCGATCGGTAGGAGGCGATCACCGCGTCCCCGATCACCTGGTCCTGGCCGTGCACCGCGATCACCTCGGCCAGGCTGCGCGAGGCCACGAAGCAGATGGTCTGGCGCCCCTCGTCGGCCAGTCTGGCCACCAGCCGCGCGGCATCGGCGGTCGTGGACTCTTCGGGCTGCCAGAGCACGACGTCGCGGGCCGGGTGGGGGGAGTCGTCGCGATCCACCACCTCCACCGGCGCCCCGATGAGCCGGGCGCCGGCCTCGGCGGCATTGGTGGAGGTGGCGCTGGCCAGGATGAACACCGGATCGGAGCCGTGCATCCGGCACAGCCTGCGCAGTCGCCGCAGCACCTGGGCCACATGGGCGCCGAAGACCCCGCGGTACCGGTGCGCCTCATCGACCACCACGTAGCGCAGGCTGCCCAGCAGCGACGACCAGCGCGCATGATTCGGCAGCACCGAGTGATGC contains these protein-coding regions:
- a CDS encoding DNA-binding protein — its product is MPNPVPALDAAQAVRWLSAPRYRRYLRVAADDHTLAMETYMWNSRVAAAGIVDVGHLEIAIRNAYDRELSRRYPEWAVDPQSALFQLEQGVQRARAQQHRRNQASLARLSDAKRGLSSRPTHAEVVAVLTFGFWSTLTVGERAPTIWNPILHRAFPKGTGRARVHGLVTSVVKFRNRLAHNEPVFSTRTGLENRLAEVRVLFELIDPDAYFYVAGHSTLGAALDSCPISGLTSATGID
- a CDS encoding DEAD/DEAH box helicase gives rise to the protein MRGDQVVHVDHRGASAGRTTSWPEWLPADCRDSVRAAGIKAPWGHQRSLADLAFAGHHSAICTSTASGKTLAYLLPVMAATASHEPALGVPDTSLRAQLTSRRRHSALYLAPTKALAHDQWRACRELGPEGWAVSALDGDSDQAERQFARDHASYVLTNPDMLHHSVLPNHARWSSLLGSLRYVVVDEAHRYRGVFGAHVAQVLRRLRRLCRMHGSDPVFILASATSTNAAEAGARLIGAPVEVVDRDDSPHPARDVVLWQPEESTTADAARLVARLADEGRQTICFVASRSLAEVIAVHGQDQVIGDAVIASYRSGYLPEERRAIEAGLQDGSVRAVVATNALELGVDVSGMDAVVIVGYPGRLSTLWQQAGRAGRAGRDALVTVLAREDPLDQYLFGHPELLFGRSVETTVLHPDNPYVMGPHLAAAAQEGFVSPADEEFYGPALAPVGDMLVAQKVLRRRGQKLFWTRPERAVDAIDLRSMGGMGIDVIDHVTGRVVGVVDERAGDRTVHPGAVYLHQGDQWLVDEYLPADHQALVHREVPGFWTQPQSASSVRIVAEEQRRAFGDGYVACGQVELTEQVIGYLRRDEVTNDVWDSTALEMSEHTMVTQACWWVVPDAVTDRLGLDAVALAGAAHGTEHTAIGILPAFAPCDRWDVGGVSSALMADTGACTIVVHDGQAGGAGFARAGFERAEEWWHATARRLAECPCEAGCPSCVVSPKCGNANQMLDKDAARRLAAAMDPLWSETGPPAPIRN
- the relB gene encoding type II toxin-antitoxin system RelB family antitoxin: MTVAVRLTPDEEARLDALARRTGRTKSFYVRTAVREYLDGLEDAYTADWAIKDFTAGGARSRPLSELASTLDLTADDVAEGRAALRQARGRNCVHNVPEGYTRIYGHH
- a CDS encoding type II toxin-antitoxin system RelE family toxin, coding for MTYRVEFTRAAAKQVRKLPRQIRDRILTAVAGLAAEPRPQGAKKLVGEDTAWRIRIGNYRVIYDVLDEELIVTVVRAGHRREVYRR
- a CDS encoding type II toxin-antitoxin system Phd/YefM family antitoxin, whose product is MGTIDDEVTTRELRSRLSDVLGRAMYGGERIGVTRNGKLVAVVISPDDLEALEEFEMAQDVAAYRQAKAEDDGTRVSLDELRAGLRQ